The window AATAATATTCTGCAGTACACTTAAATTTGGCATCAGCATGAAATGCTGATGTACCATTCCAATCCCCAATTTTATAGCCATGTTGGGAGACTGTATTTTCACCTCTTTTCCGAACAGCCTGATCATGCCTTTGTCAGGTTCTGTCATTCCGTACAGCATATTCATCATGGTTGACTTACCCGCACCATTTTCACCGATCAACCCCAGTATCTGGCCTTCCTCCACAGACAGAGAGACATTGTCATTGGCAATAACCCCGGGATAAAACTTTGATATATTCAACATTTCAACTGCTACTGACATAAAATCATCCTCTTCTACTTTTTCTGTCTTAAGTCTACATGAATCTTTCCCGCTTCATCCCATTCCATGAGAATCTTCATCGCCTCCGCTGCAGCCAGGCAGGCCTTTTCCTCGCCGCCATTATCTCCCCACCGGTCCAGGACACGGTTAGAAATAACAGAAAGAATTGCTCCCATCCGCATCCCGTGCAGGTACCCTACGACAAACTGGCCAGACGTCTCCATCTCAATATTTGTAACTCCTGCCGACTGCAGGTCAGGCACAATCTTCTCTGCAAAGGATGGCCAATATCCTGATCCATCTTCCTGAAGGGGCCTCCCCTGACCGATATAGAAGGATCCAACTGTATAATCAAGTCCCAATCCATAACGAAAACCAAGTCTTTCGCAGGCTTCCATCAGAGCCATAACTACATGTGTATTGGCAAATGCCGGAAACTCAGGCTCTACATATGTGGCAGAGGTGCCATCCTTTCTCACACAGGCAACAGGAATAATCAGGTCTCCTAAGTCAAACTCAGGTACAATACA of the Luxibacter massiliensis genome contains:
- a CDS encoding nucleoside phosphorylase, with protein sequence MEENVNKASAPKAENEGVYHLQLKKGDVPSYVILPGAPERTLKIAKNWENVEEVASYREYKTVTGQYKGRKLGCTSTGIGGPSSEICLHELNTLGVHTCIRVGTTGCIVPEFDLGDLIIPVACVRKDGTSATYVEPEFPAFANTHVVMALMEACERLGFRYGLGLDYTVGSFYIGQGRPLQEDGSGYWPSFAEKIVPDLQSAGVTNIEMETSGQFVVGYLHGMRMGAILSVISNRVLDRWGDNGGEEKACLAAAEAMKILMEWDEAGKIHVDLRQKK